The proteins below come from a single Onychomys torridus chromosome 18, mOncTor1.1, whole genome shotgun sequence genomic window:
- the Arhgef4 gene encoding rho guanine nucleotide exchange factor 4 isoform X5, with the protein MDDQELGFQAGDVIEVMDATNREWWWGRVAHGEGWFPASFVRLRVNQDEPADNYEAPRAGAGEADDNVPEAQSCKDQMRTNVINEILSTERDYIKHLRDICEGYVRQCRKREDMFSEEQLRTIFGNIEDIYRCQKAFVKALEQRFNTERPHLSELGACFLEHQADFQIYSEYCNNHPNACVELSRLTKLSKYVYFFEACRLLQRMIDISLDGFLLTPVQKICKYPLQLAELLKYTHPQHRDFKNVEAALHAMKNVAQLINERKRRLENIDKIAQWQSSIEDWEGEDLLVRSSELIYSGELTRVTQPQAKSQQRLFFLFDRQLIYCKKDLLRRDVLYYKGRLDMDDLEVVDVEDGKDRDLHVSVKNAFRLYCGATGDSHLLCARKPEQKQRWLKAFAREREQVRLDQETGFSITELQRKQAMLNASKQQATGKPKAVGRPGYLTRHKHPSLPASRPQQQVLVLAEPRRKPSNFWHSISRLAPFRK; encoded by the exons ATGGATGACCAGGAACTGGGCTTCCAAGCTGGGGATGTCATCGAAGTGATGGATGCCACCAACAGGGAATGGTGGTGGGGCCGAGTCGCACATGGCGAGGGGTGGTTCCCTGCCAGCTTTGTACGG CTGCGGGTGAACCAGGATGAGCCCGCGGACAACTATGAGGCCCCGCGGGCCGGGGCTGGAGAGGCCGATGACAACGTTCCAGAGGCCCAGAGCTGTAAGGACCAGATGCGTACCAATGTCATCAATGAGATCCTCAGCACTGAGAGGGACTATATCAAGCATCTTCGGGACATCTGCGAg GGCTATGTCCGCCAGTGCCGAAAGCGTGAGGATATGTTCAGTGAAGAGCAGCTGCGCACCATCTTCGGGAATATTGAGGACATCTACCGTTGCCAGAAGGCGTTTGTGAAGGCTTTGGAGCAGAGATTCAACACAGAGAGGCCGCATCTGAGCGAGCTGGGTGCCTGCTTTCTGGAACAC CAAGCCGACTTCCAGATCTATTCTGAGTACTGCAACAACCATCCCAACGCCTGTGTGGAGCTCTCCCGGCTCACCAAGCTCAGCAAGTACGTGTACTTCTTCGAGGCCTGTCGGCTGCTGCAAAGAATGATTGACATTTCTCTGGATGGCTTTCTGCTGACCCCAGTGCAGAAGATCTGCAAGTATCCCCTCCAGTTGGCGGAGCTGCTCAAGTACACGCACCCCCAGCACAG GGACTTTAAGAACGTTGAAGCTGCCTTGCATGCCATGAAGAACGTGGCCCAGCTCATCAATGAACGGAAGCGGAGACTTGAAAATATCgacaagattgctcagtggcagagctccATAGAGGATTGGGAG GGGGAAGATCTCCTGGTCAGGAGCTCGGAACTCATCTACTCGGGGGAGCTGACCCGCGTTACACAGCCTCAAGCCAAGAGtcagcagagactcttttttctctttgaccGTCAGCTCATCTACTGTAAAAAG GACCTGCTCCGCCGGGATGTGCTGTACTACAAGGGCCGCCTGGACATGGATGACCTGGAGGTGGTGGATGTGGAAGATGGGAAGGACCGTGACCTCCATGTGAGCGTCAAGAATGCCTTCCGTCTGTACTGTGGTGCCACGGGCGACAGCCACTTACTGTGTGCCAGGAAACCAGAACAGAAGCAGCGCTGGCTGAAGGCCTTTGCCAGGGAGAGGGAGCAGGTGCGGCTGGACCAGGAGACAG GCTTCTCCATCACTgagctgcagaggaagcaggCCATGCTGAACGCCAGCAAGCAGCAGGCCACAGGGAAGCCTAAAG CTGTTGGCAGGCCAGGGTACCTGACCCGCCACAAGCATCCATCCTTGCCTGCCAGCCGGCCCCAGCAGCAGGTGTTGGTGCTAGCAGAGCCCAGGCGGAAGCCATCTAACTTCTGGCACAGCATCAGCCGACTGGCACCCTTCCGAAAGTGA